A genome region from Desulfovibrio sp. includes the following:
- the gatC gene encoding Asp-tRNA(Asn)/Glu-tRNA(Gln) amidotransferase subunit GatC, with amino-acid sequence MADNKTINLEEVSHMASLSRLSVSEEEQALFARQMGDILAYMDVLARVDTSDVEPLYSPAQHPGPQREDVSARRRERSEVLANAPEADGEYFIVPRIV; translated from the coding sequence ATGGCCGACAACAAAACCATCAACCTCGAGGAAGTGAGCCACATGGCCTCGCTTTCGCGGTTGAGTGTAAGTGAAGAAGAGCAGGCCCTGTTTGCCCGTCAGATGGGTGACATTCTGGCATATATGGACGTGCTTGCACGGGTGGACACCAGCGATGTTGAACCGCTGTACAGCCCGGCCCAGCACCCCGGCCCCCAGCGCGAAGACGTATCGGCCCGCAGGCGTGAGCGCAGCGAAGTGCTTGCCAATGCGCCCGAAGCCGACGGCGAGTACTTTATCGTACCCCGCATAGTCTAG
- a CDS encoding M23 family metallopeptidase: MLFGKYHIVIFTEGRSGSRNVRMRGWFGIIACLLVLALVACNVWLVRNWLETRHLGDDLRNADKTIEEQRRQLVNLVERISVVGRDLERVQSFDSKLRIMMNMEKDPAETGAAGDKPGDFSRTYLPLHRQELAARKMLEFLTRLSESVKLEEVRQQDLLLALRENRDALSSMPTIWPVVGFVSSSFGWRSGPFGGRGQFHKGLDITNRIGTPIIVPAQGIVTLSGRDGAYGFSVEINHGSGIVTKYGHMQRCAVQEGQWVKRGEIVGYVGMSGRTTGPHLHYEVRLNGVPVDPMRYILE, encoded by the coding sequence ATGCTGTTCGGCAAATATCACATAGTCATCTTCACCGAAGGTCGTAGCGGCAGCCGCAATGTGCGCATGCGCGGCTGGTTCGGCATCATTGCGTGTCTGCTTGTGCTGGCTCTTGTGGCCTGCAACGTGTGGCTGGTGCGCAACTGGCTTGAAACCCGCCATCTGGGCGACGACCTGCGCAATGCGGATAAAACCATTGAAGAGCAGCGTCGTCAGCTGGTGAATCTGGTTGAACGCATATCTGTTGTGGGCCGCGATCTTGAGCGGGTGCAGAGTTTCGACTCCAAGCTGCGCATCATGATGAACATGGAAAAGGATCCCGCCGAAACTGGCGCTGCCGGTGATAAACCAGGAGACTTTTCGCGCACCTATCTGCCGCTGCACCGGCAGGAGCTTGCCGCCCGCAAGATGCTTGAATTTCTCACCCGGCTTTCCGAATCCGTAAAGCTCGAAGAAGTGCGCCAGCAGGATCTGCTGCTGGCCCTGCGCGAAAATCGCGATGCTCTTTCCTCCATGCCGACAATCTGGCCGGTGGTGGGTTTTGTTTCGTCCAGCTTTGGCTGGCGTTCCGGGCCGTTTGGGGGCCGGGGGCAGTTCCACAAGGGGCTCGACATTACCAACCGCATCGGCACGCCCATCATTGTGCCCGCTCAGGGCATCGTGACCCTTTCGGGGCGCGACGGCGCGTATGGCTTCAGTGTCGAGATCAACCACGGCAGCGGCATTGTCACCAAATACGGGCATATGCAGCGGTGCGCCGTGCAGGAAGGCCAGTGGGTCAAGCGCGGCGAGATCGTGGGGTATGTGGGCATGAGCGGGCGCACCACCGGGCCGCATCTGCACTACGAAGTGCGCCTCAACGGCGTGCCGGTCGATCCCATGCGCTATATTCTGGAATAA
- the gatA gene encoding Asp-tRNA(Asn)/Glu-tRNA(Gln) amidotransferase subunit GatA, translating to MTDICSLSLTQAAQALQKKELSAHEAVTACLARMDATEPGIAAMLTVDKEGALAAATALDKQGPDPAKPLWGVPVTVKDALSTKGLRTTAGSRILENYTPFYDAYAVQQLREAGAVILGKNNMDEFAMGSTTENSSYQTTRNPRDTSKVPGGSSGGSAASVTAGQCFASLGTDTGGSIRQPASLCGCVGLKPTYGRVSRYGVIAYGSSLDQVGPLTRSVEDCARVLGVIAGHDQRDGTCAPRPVEDYVTALGGKGLKGARLGIPKEFFGEGLAPEVRAVCDKAMGIAQAQGAELVEVSLPHTDAAIATYYIIAMAEASSNLARFDGVRYGRRATDIKNLEDLYVRSRTEGFGQEVKRRIMLGAYVLSSGYYDAYYRKAAQVRRLIRDEYLAALDKCDALWAPVSPVTAWNVGSLTADPLQMYLMDAYTLSLNLAGLPGLSMPVGLGAESGMPVGMQLFGKAFAEGELLSLGYALEQALPGVGAPAL from the coding sequence ATGACCGACATTTGTTCCCTCTCGCTTACACAAGCGGCCCAGGCCTTGCAAAAAAAGGAATTGAGCGCCCATGAAGCCGTGACGGCCTGCCTTGCGCGCATGGATGCCACCGAGCCAGGCATTGCCGCCATGCTCACCGTGGACAAGGAAGGAGCGCTTGCCGCTGCCACCGCGCTGGACAAGCAGGGCCCTGATCCGGCCAAACCCCTGTGGGGCGTACCGGTTACGGTCAAGGACGCGCTGTCCACCAAGGGGCTGCGCACCACGGCCGGTTCGCGTATTCTCGAAAACTACACTCCCTTTTATGATGCCTATGCCGTGCAGCAGTTGCGCGAGGCAGGGGCTGTCATTCTTGGCAAAAACAACATGGACGAGTTTGCCATGGGCTCCACCACGGAAAACTCATCCTATCAGACCACGCGCAACCCCCGTGATACCAGCAAGGTTCCCGGCGGCTCCAGTGGCGGTTCTGCCGCTTCGGTCACGGCCGGTCAGTGCTTTGCCTCGCTTGGCACAGACACGGGCGGCTCCATTCGCCAGCCCGCATCGCTCTGCGGCTGCGTTGGCCTCAAGCCTACTTACGGGCGCGTTTCACGCTACGGTGTCATTGCCTATGGTTCGTCGCTCGATCAGGTGGGCCCGCTGACCCGCTCGGTGGAAGACTGCGCCCGTGTGCTCGGCGTGATCGCCGGTCATGACCAGCGCGACGGCACGTGCGCCCCGCGCCCTGTGGAGGACTACGTTACCGCTCTGGGCGGCAAGGGTCTTAAGGGTGCGCGGCTGGGCATACCCAAGGAGTTCTTTGGCGAGGGCCTTGCCCCCGAAGTTCGCGCCGTATGCGACAAAGCCATGGGCATTGCCCAGGCCCAGGGCGCGGAACTGGTGGAAGTGAGCCTGCCGCACACCGATGCGGCCATTGCCACCTACTATATCATCGCCATGGCCGAGGCCAGCTCCAACCTTGCACGCTTTGACGGCGTACGCTATGGCCGCCGCGCCACCGACATCAAGAACCTTGAAGACCTCTACGTGCGTTCCCGCACCGAGGGATTCGGACAGGAAGTGAAGCGCCGCATCATGCTTGGTGCCTATGTGCTTTCATCCGGCTATTACGATGCCTATTATCGCAAGGCCGCGCAGGTGCGCCGCCTTATCCGCGACGAGTATCTTGCTGCGCTCGACAAGTGCGATGCGCTGTGGGCACCGGTTTCGCCTGTCACCGCGTGGAACGTGGGCAGCCTGACCGCCGACCCGCTGCAGATGTATCTAATGGATGCCTACACGCTTTCGCTCAATCTGGCTGGGCTGCCCGGCCTTTCCATGCCTGTGGGGCTCGGCGCGGAAAGTGGCATGCCCGTGGGCATGCAGCTGTTTGGCAAGGCTTTCGCCGAGGGTGAGCTGCTTTCACTTGGCTATGCCCTTGAGCAGGCTCTGCCGGGGGTTGGAGCGCCAGCGCTGTAG
- a CDS encoding tRNA 2-thiocytidine biosynthesis TtcA family protein produces MSREKRSFAQETCVKSAGKAMQKTGMLWPGCRVAVAVSGGVDSFVLLQSLKIRQGIVPFHFEIMAIHLNPGFDEKSHAALLPWLARKGIPGHIEMTTYGPDAHSEKNLRRSACFRCSWLRRKRLFELCGQYGITHLALGHNADDLVQTFFMNLSRNGRVDGMSMNESFFGGGLQLIRPLLLVEKKFILKAAKQWELPIWANACPSAGNTARSSMSETLEHLYAVSKDSRRCIFNGLTRWQLEKNSASTDLSLEVPLPDGEGADLTAD; encoded by the coding sequence ATGAGTAGAGAAAAAAGATCGTTCGCCCAGGAAACCTGCGTAAAAAGCGCTGGCAAGGCCATGCAGAAAACCGGCATGCTCTGGCCGGGCTGCCGCGTTGCGGTGGCTGTTTCTGGCGGGGTAGACAGTTTTGTGTTGCTGCAAAGCCTTAAAATTCGTCAAGGAATCGTACCTTTTCACTTTGAAATTATGGCGATTCACCTTAACCCCGGTTTTGACGAAAAAAGCCATGCGGCCCTGTTGCCCTGGCTGGCCAGAAAGGGCATACCCGGCCATATTGAAATGACCACATACGGGCCGGATGCGCATTCAGAAAAAAACCTGCGCCGGTCGGCCTGCTTTCGCTGTTCGTGGCTGCGCCGCAAGCGGCTTTTTGAGCTGTGCGGGCAGTACGGTATAACCCATCTTGCTCTTGGGCATAATGCCGATGACCTGGTGCAGACGTTTTTCATGAATTTGAGCCGCAATGGCCGCGTTGACGGCATGAGCATGAACGAGTCGTTTTTTGGCGGGGGCCTGCAGTTGATACGCCCGCTTTTGCTGGTGGAAAAAAAGTTCATTCTCAAGGCCGCCAAGCAGTGGGAGCTGCCCATCTGGGCCAATGCCTGCCCTTCGGCAGGCAATACGGCGCGCAGCTCCATGAGCGAGACGCTCGAGCATCTTTATGCCGTGTCAAAAGATTCGCGCCGCTGCATTTTTAACGGATTGACCCGCTGGCAGCTTGAAAAAAACAGCGCGTCCACCGACTTGTCGCTGGAAGTGCCTTTGCCTGATGGCGAAGGGGCTGATTTGACCGCAGATTGA